One window of Elaeis guineensis isolate ETL-2024a chromosome 11, EG11, whole genome shotgun sequence genomic DNA carries:
- the LOC105054102 gene encoding pentatricopeptide repeat-containing protein At3g53170, with translation MELRFMGSADLLLSSSSSYRSKPTSNPFLETGKGRRKRPPVLLVRAAKRSSPSKGLQKEPKRALSGILRTEAAVLGVERKAGSGKSTNLWPRAVLEALDDSISNNRWESALKIFGLLRKQHWYEPKSQTYAKLLTMLGKCKQPEHATLLFSVMLSEGLRPTLDVYTSLVGAYGHSGLIDQAIHTIDEMKTISDCKPDVYTYTVLINCCSKLRCFDQIPALLAEMSYLRIECSIVTYNTIINGYGKAGMLEEMENYLSEMLESGNCLPDRFTMNSIMWAYGNSGRIDKMESWYEEFQHMGIEPDVQTFNILIKSYGKAGMHEKMGLVMKFMKKRFFPPDVVSFNLVIECFGRVGNIEKMEYFFRLMKIQGVKPNSITYCSVINGYRKAGLLDKVPAVIRQTENTDVVLDTPFFNCVISAYGQAGEVKIMEEMFLLMKEKNCKPDSITFATMIQAYNALGMDEAARELETKLHHTENKALAPG, from the exons ATGGAGCTCCGCTTCATGGGTTCCGCTGACCTCCTTTTATCCTCCTCCTCGTCCTACCGCTCCAAGCCTACCTCTAACCCTTTCCTTGAGACGGGGAAGGGGCGACGGAAGCGGCCGCCGGTCCTCCTCGTGAGGGCGGCGAAGCGGAGCTCCCCTTCGAAGGGGCTCCAGAAGGAGCCGAAGCGGGCTCTATCCGGGATCCTGAGGACGGAGGCCGCCGTCCTCGGGGTGGAACGGAAGGCTGGGTCCGGCAAGTCCACCAACCTCTGGCCCAGAGCCGTTCTAGAGGCCCTGGACGACTCCATTTCCAATAACCGATGGGAGTCGGCTCTTAAG ATCTTTGGATTGCTTCGTAAACAACATTGGTATGAACCAAAATCTCAAACCTATGCAAAGCTTTTGACAATGCTTGGAAAGTGCAAGCAGCCCGAGCATGCGACCTTGCTCTTCAGTGTCATGCTTTCTGAGGGGCTCAGACCAACATTGGATGTCTACACATCACTTGTAGGTGCATATGGCCACAGTGGTCTCATAGACCAGGCAATCCATACCATTGATGAGATGAAAACCATTTCCGATTGCAAACCAGATGTATACACTTATACAGTCCTTATCAATTGCTGTAGTAAATTGCGCTGCTTTGATCAGATTCCTGCCTTGCTTGCTGAAATGTCTTACCTGCGCATTGAGTGCAGCATTGTTACTTACAATACAATCATCAATGGATATGGTAAAGCTGGGATGCTTGAAGAAATGGAGAATTATCTATCTGAGATGCTTGAAAGTGGAAATTGTTTGCCTGATAGATTTACAATGAACTCTATCATGTGGGCTTATGGCAACAGTGGAAGAATTGACAAAATGGAAAGTTGGTATGAGGAGTTCCAGCACATGGGCATTGAGCCCGATGTACAGACATTTAATATCTTGATCAAATCATATGGTAAAGCTGGCATGCATGAAAAGATGGGGTTGGTTATGAAATTTATGAAGAAACGGTTTTTCCCTCCTGATGTGGTCTCTTTCAATTTAGTGATAGAATGTTTTGGAAGAGTAGGGAACATTGAGAAAATGGAATACTTTTTCCGGTTGATGAAAATTCAAGGAGTTAAGCCTAATTCCATCACTTACTGCTCGGTCATCAATGGATATCGCAAAGCTGGTCTTCTAGATAAGGTTCCTGCAGTCATCAGGCAAACAGAGAACACCGATGTTGTCTTGGATACACCTTTTTTCAACTGTGTAATCAGTGCATATGGTCAGGCTGGAGAGGTGAAAATAATGGAAGAAATGTTCTTGCTTATGAAGGAAAAGAATTGCAAACCTGATAGCATCACTTTTGCAACAATGATTCAAGCGTATAATGCTTTGGGCATGGATGAAGCTGCTCGAGAGTTGGAGACCAAATTGCACCACACAGAAAACAAAGCTCTG GCTCCAGGTTGA